A stretch of DNA from Leptolyngbya sp. SIO1E4:
AAACTGCTTGTGGTCGGGGTCTGGTGTTGTCAGGCCCCGATCATCGTTATGGTCTGCTTTATAGCTGCTTGGGCAACTATCTTCTTGGATTCATCAGCCCAAACATAGGCCCCAAAATTGCACCAAAAACGAATCCCCCTGCATGGGCCCAGTAGGCAATACCGCCTTCAGCCATCCCAATATTGGCAGGGGCATTCAGGCTAGCAAGTCCGTAGGCAGCCTGCTGTAGAAACCAGATGCCCAGATAAAACACGGCGGGAATTCTAATCGGCAGAAAAAGAAAGCCTAAGGGCACAATGGTCAGAATGCGAACGTCGGGAAAGCGAAAGATGTAGGCACCCATAACGCCGGCGATCGCCCCACTCGCTCCCAGAGAAGGAACCTCTGAGAACATCCCAAAATACCATTGCGCTAGTGCTGCTAACGCACCGCACACTAGATAAAACAGCAGAAACCGGATATGACCTAACTGCTCTTCAACGTTGTTGCCAAAAATCCACAGGTACAACATGTTGCCCCCCACATGTAGAAACCCAGCGTGGATGAATTGTGCAGATATCAGGGTAAACCACTCGTGAGCAGTGAAAAGGGTGAGATCACCCCCTTGAAAACTTGCCGTCAACTGTTCGGGAACAACTGCCCAGGTGCGGAAAAAGGTCATCAGTTCTATGGGCGATAGGGTGAGCTCATAAAAGAAGACCACAACATTGATCGCAATCAGCCCATAGGTAATGTAGGGCGTGATTTTAACTGGGTTTTCGTCACGGATAGGAACCACACTGCACCGATAAACGCAAGTATCCGCAACATATCAGAAAGATGACCAAGGAAACTACTGTCCTTGGAAAGATGCGAAGTGGATAGCTTTTCATCCGTTATCACGTACCTTGGTGCAATATCTGAACTGCCTATGGCATGCCCTGGTTAAATACAATACAGATTGAAGGGCATAAGCCCTATGTCCTGCGGTTTTGTACTCCTTAGATGTGTGTACCCCTTAGATGAATGAGAAAAGCAGTAGATTCTGCATGAGTCGTTCTGGATTAAAGGGAGTGTTTCTTTGATCGTCTCTAACCACAGCCAGCTCGATAGTCACTTTATGCGGCAGTGTCTCCAATTGGCCAGTCAGGCAGCGGGGCAGACTTCGCCTAATCCGATGGTGGGGTCTGTCATCGTAAGCCAAGGGACCGTCATCGGAGAGGGCTATCATCCTGGGGCGGGTAACCCCCACGCAGAGGTTTTTGCCCTGAAGGCAGCGGGCGATCGCACCCCAGGTGCCACCCTTTATGTGAACCTTGAACCCTGTAACCATACCGGGCGCACCCCTCCTTGCACCGAGGCGATATTGGCAGCGGGCATTGCCCGGGTGGTGGTTGGCATGGTTGATCCTGATCCGAGGGTATCCGGCAGTGGCATCGAGCGCCTGCGTCAGGCAGGCATCGCCGTAACCGTTGGCGTGGAAGAAGCGGAGTGTCAAAGCCTGAATGAAGCGTTTGTTTACAGCGTTCAACACCAGCGGCCTTTCGGAATTCTGAAATATGCCATGACCCTAGATGGCAAGATTGCAGCCAGCAGCGGCCATAGTGCCTGGGTAACCAGCCCTGAAGCCAGGGCTTGGGTGCATCGTTTGCGAGGACGCTGCGACGCCATCATCGTAGGTGGGCAAACGGTTCGCCAAGACAACCCACAGTTAACGACACACGGACAGAGCGATCGCACGCCACTCCGCGTGATCATGAGCCGCAGCCTAACGCTACCCCCAAAAGCCCATCTCTGGCAGACAGAAGTAGCCCCCACCGTCGTATTGTGTGAGCCCCAAAGAGATCCCGAGATGCAAAAGCACTTAGAGAAATCAGGAGTGCACGTGATTGTGCTCCCAGTTCTGGATCCTCTTACGGTTCTAAACACTCTCCACAACCGTGGACTGCGATCAGTCCTGTGGGAATGTGGCGGGCAATTATCTGCCCAGGCGATCATTCAACATTGTGTTCAAAAACTATGCGCCTTCATCGCACCCAAGGTAATTGGAGGCACAGGAGCCCTTACGCCCATCGGAGAATTGGGGTTTCTAAAAATGACAGATGCCCTCCAGTTAAACACTGTCACCACCGAATCCGTTGGCCCTGACATCTTGGTACAAGGGTATCTACCGGAGACTCAATCAGAGACAGAGAACTCTCGATAGGTACGAATACGGGTCTGCTCTAGGGAATAAGCACTAAAATTCAGGCTCTGCACGTAGCCCGCCAGCGCAGATCTTAAATCGTCTCTCCCTCGAAACCCCTCTAAGCGATGGCAAACATCGCCGTTACGGAAAATCATGAGCGTTGGTAGTGTTGTGAGCCGATACTGATTAGCAAGTTTGAAATTTTCATCTGCATTCACACCGACTACCCGCAGTTGGCCTAACCATTCTCCCTGCAAGTTCTGAAGTAGGGGCTCAACTAGCCGACATAATCCGCACCAGGGAGCCCAAAAATGAACTAAAACCGGAATCGGTGACTCTAAGACCTCGGTCGCAAAAGTCGATTCGTTAGTCGTTAAGGACATGGGTTTATTAACGAGCGCATACCAAAAAATGCTTTTGGGATCATTGTATAGGAGGAAGGCACCTCTATCAGTCAGGCAGCAGACATTTGTCGGCTTCCCGTAACATCGAGAAAGCTACAAATTATTTAATTAAGCATTTCTACCCGCTTACGTATCCATCAGCCTTTTGCTTGATCCTGCACAAGATAGAGTTGTTTTTCTTTGATCAGCCCACGATTTTGTCGATTAGATTTTGCCTCAATCATGGGTTCAATCCAGAACTTTTATCTTCCCTGGCCCCTTACACCCTGCTATTTTTGACTGATTTTAGAGGCTTACCAATTGACTTGCTGAGAGAGTTGGATAAGTTTGGGGTGCGCCCACCAAAAACCAAGCACAAAGATAGCGACTCCCACATAGGCAGGCCGCAAGAATTCTTGCCATTTCAGGTGCTGGCGTCCCTGCGCTACCGCCAGGAAAGGAATCACGGACGTTCTGGCTTTAACTGCCTCAAAAGCCTCCCCATATCGTGACTGCCAGCGGCGATCGCCATGCCACACGGCAAACAGGTGATGGGCAATCAGCCCAGCAGAGGTCACCACCATAAACGTGGTTCCTAACCAGAGGGTATGAGCAATACACCAAATAACCTGTCCAACCATTTGAGGATGGCGAGTAATGCGGATAATACCCGTTTCATAAAGATGGACTTGAGGTTTCTCGATCGCAGCAACCTCTAACAGATTAAACGTCGCGGGATACAAGAACACAAATGAGAGGGCTGAAACCATCCAAACCCCTGGCACCATGCCAGGAACCCCTTGTACATTCCAAAGTCGCAAGCCATCGTAGCGGTGAGCAATAAAGTAAACAATCAGGACGCTAGCCAAGGGAATGCTGACCAATGCAAACAATACCCGGTAGGCTCTTGCCCCAATCAGCTTCTCTCCCTTCGGACGTAATGCCGCTAAGCCACTGTGGGCGATCGCAAACACGATTAAAAGACCCAGCATGATGCCATGACTGGGGGTTAACCAAGACAAAGATGCCATAGTGTCGAAACGGTTCTCACTGCAGTAATCAAAGCTAAGAATTCAGAAAGCTCAGACTCCAGATATTCAAATACCCAAACTCAGAAGAGAATGATGGCCGTCTTCTGGCTTCTTTCTGGCTACTCCAAATTCTTGCCTAGCCAGACTTGTTTGGCTAAGCGACGCTTCTCTATCCTAGGGGGTTACTGGACGATTAAAGCTAGCGCGATTGCGACAAGCGCCCCTACGGTCGTATTCACAATATTGACGAGCTCGTTGGTTAGCCAAGGTACTGACTCTTGCAACGTCGCACCAATCACACTCTCAAAGTTGGTAGCGATAAAAGCGGCAACCAAGCAAACTAAGACCCCTACTCCAGTGATCACCCCCATTCCCCAAGCGCTGCCAGCAATCACTGCCGACCCCAAAATGCCTGCCAAAGTCCCTTCTAAGCTAATTGCCCCCTCAGTGCCGGGGGCAACAGGCTGCAACGTCGTGATCAGAAAAGTCCGTTTGCCATAAGCCTTGCCAACCTCACTAGCGGTCGTGTCTGACAGCTTGGTGCTGAAGCTAGCCACATATCCTAAGTACAGCAGCGGTATCCAGGTCGCTGAAAGCGGGAAAACGCCACTACTCACGATGGCCACCCCAAGGGCACATACCGTTGCGGTCAAAGCTGATCCCCAGACATTCTCCGGGCCTCGGGCCCCCGATCGTTTTTCCGCAATCCCTGCCGCCTCTTTTTCCGCCATGCCGATACGGGTTACCCCTGAGCCAATCAAAAAGTAGAGCATCACCACGCCATAGCCTTGCCAGCCTAAGCAGCCCCAAACAATGACGCCCAGCCCCCAAGCATGGAAATAACCCGCCGGGGTTAAAAGCTTTTTAGGCAGTAGCCAAGCGATCGCCAGCAGCAGCGTATTAATGGCACTTGCGACTACCCAAGGATTCATCGCTATCGTCATGGCACACGTCTGTAGATCAACAAGTAGCTGTCACAACTCTAAAAGCCAATCAGCTACATCAGGCATCTCCAAAGCGTTTCCGAATATGCAGGCAGTTGCGCTGGTCGGCTGTTTTGGAATACTCAACAATATCAGCCACCCGATACATGATCCTCAACCCCCGCCCCCCTTCTGAGTCAGGTGTTGTCGTCTGTAGCTTGCGCTTCAGCATAGCTTGAAAATCAAAGCCTGGCCCCCTGTCCCAAATTTTCATATCGAGATAGTCAGGGGTGACAGTCATTTCAATTTCGATCGGGGTCTCTGGCGGCAACCCAGCATGGGCATGGCGCACAACGTTTGTAAAGGCCTCGATCAAAGCCAGCTGGCATTGCAGCCAAATTTCCTGCGGAATTGGCAAGTCGTGAAAGCCATCAAACCAAGACAGAACGCCCTTAAGGGCTTCCGGGTCTGTTTGTGCTTCATAACTGTTCTGCTTCAGAATGCCCAAGGATTCAATCACAGGTGAAGATAAGGATCTCTCACATAGTATCGAGAGGTTACAGGTCGAGTTCAAAAAAGATGCAGCAAACTCAACAAAAGCTGCCCAAAGTCGAGGGATATTACAACTTCTTCAAAGAAAATTGTCATGCAATACCAACAAAAGGGCGATCGCTTGACAAAAAATCTCCGGAACCGTATATTTAGATACAGAAAGCAAAACGTTCATCCTTCGCATTTCTTGCACAAGGACGGAAGTAGGGAATTGACTCCCGAAGGAACGCGCCTCTTTCACTTCACCAACAAACCCGTTGTACATTTGAGGCGAGAACTATGAGCTTACGTTATCGCGGTGCCGACTACGAGCCCACTTCAACCAACTTTGAATTTACTGAAGAAGTCATTGGCCACTATCGTGGTGCAGTTGTAACCCGCCGGGTTGCAAAGAACGCTCCACACCAAAACCTTCATGGTCTGACTTATCGCGGTGCCAAAGTACGCTAGCACCTGATGAATTCGGCAATATAGTCTTTTGACAATTGTCAAAGGTTTTGAAAGGCATCCAATCGGGTGCCTTTTTTTTACCTTGCTTTTGGATAGATTCTTGTTAATGTGGGAGGGCAATGACACAGTAAGCCTCACACTTTACATCTGGCAATTTCAGCTAACAGTATCCAGCAAAACTCATTTGTGTCAGGGCCTCCAATCCTTCACGCAGATACCCTTATCTGTTAAGCCATGCTTGAGTTGCTAGGCTGCCAGGGCAAAGCATAATGGGGCAGCATAACTGTAATGGGGAGTGCCGCTAGGTTATGGCCATAGCATCAGGGCTGTTCTTGGTATCCAGTACGATCGCAGGCTTTGGGCTAGGCTGGGCACTGCATAAGTTGTGGGGTCAACCCTCCCCTTCTATAAAAATTACCTCCCGGCTTGACCGAGATCATCCAGACCTTGTCTATAAAGATACCGAGCGATCTATCCAGTCATCTACCGGTCATTTTCCCACTCCAGACAAACCGTCACACACGCCTCGTCCCTCTGCTTACGCCCTGCTGCAGCAAGCTCCCGTAGGCTATTTAGAAGTTGATAAAGAGAACCAGCTTTTATGGAGCAATCCCCTTGCTTGCCAAATGTTGGGGATTCCCTACGATGACGCCGACAACCCCACCCCCCCTAGGCTCTTATTAGAGCTTGTGCGATCCTATGAGTTAGATCAGCTCATTGAAATGACCCGTCAAACTAAGACATCTGTTCAAAAAGACTGGGTCTTGAATTTTGTTTCTCTAGATCCTATCAACCCCCATGAAGGGGTTGCTGCCCCTCTCAGAGGCCATGGAATTCCGCTAGACAATAACCATGTGGGCGTCTTCCTAGAAAATCGTCAGGAAGCACA
This window harbors:
- a CDS encoding rhomboid family intramembrane serine protease — its product is MVPIRDENPVKITPYITYGLIAINVVVFFYELTLSPIELMTFFRTWAVVPEQLTASFQGGDLTLFTAHEWFTLISAQFIHAGFLHVGGNMLYLWIFGNNVEEQLGHIRFLLFYLVCGALAALAQWYFGMFSEVPSLGASGAIAGVMGAYIFRFPDVRILTIVPLGFLFLPIRIPAVFYLGIWFLQQAAYGLASLNAPANIGMAEGGIAYWAHAGGFVFGAILGPMFGLMNPRR
- the ribD gene encoding bifunctional diaminohydroxyphosphoribosylaminopyrimidine deaminase/5-amino-6-(5-phosphoribosylamino)uracil reductase RibD; protein product: MRQCLQLASQAAGQTSPNPMVGSVIVSQGTVIGEGYHPGAGNPHAEVFALKAAGDRTPGATLYVNLEPCNHTGRTPPCTEAILAAGIARVVVGMVDPDPRVSGSGIERLRQAGIAVTVGVEEAECQSLNEAFVYSVQHQRPFGILKYAMTLDGKIAASSGHSAWVTSPEARAWVHRLRGRCDAIIVGGQTVRQDNPQLTTHGQSDRTPLRVIMSRSLTLPPKAHLWQTEVAPTVVLCEPQRDPEMQKHLEKSGVHVIVLPVLDPLTVLNTLHNRGLRSVLWECGGQLSAQAIIQHCVQKLCAFIAPKVIGGTGALTPIGELGFLKMTDALQLNTVTTESVGPDILVQGYLPETQSETENSR
- a CDS encoding thioredoxin; translated protein: MSLTTNESTFATEVLESPIPVLVHFWAPWCGLCRLVEPLLQNLQGEWLGQLRVVGVNADENFKLANQYRLTTLPTLMIFRNGDVCHRLEGFRGRDDLRSALAGYVQSLNFSAYSLEQTRIRTYREFSVSD
- a CDS encoding TIGR00297 family protein yields the protein MTIAMNPWVVASAINTLLLAIAWLLPKKLLTPAGYFHAWGLGVIVWGCLGWQGYGVVMLYFLIGSGVTRIGMAEKEAAGIAEKRSGARGPENVWGSALTATVCALGVAIVSSGVFPLSATWIPLLYLGYVASFSTKLSDTTASEVGKAYGKRTFLITTLQPVAPGTEGAISLEGTLAGILGSAVIAGSAWGMGVITGVGVLVCLVAAFIATNFESVIGATLQESVPWLTNELVNIVNTTVGALVAIALALIVQ
- a CDS encoding ATP-binding protein, with protein sequence MESLGILKQNSYEAQTDPEALKGVLSWFDGFHDLPIPQEIWLQCQLALIEAFTNVVRHAHAGLPPETPIEIEMTVTPDYLDMKIWDRGPGFDFQAMLKRKLQTTTPDSEGGRGLRIMYRVADIVEYSKTADQRNCLHIRKRFGDA
- a CDS encoding DUF4278 domain-containing protein, producing the protein MSLRYRGADYEPTSTNFEFTEEVIGHYRGAVVTRRVAKNAPHQNLHGLTYRGAKVR